The Solanum lycopersicum chromosome 9, SLM_r2.1 genome window below encodes:
- the LOC109121049 gene encoding uncharacterized protein, translated as MPCPVPIRILDHMKVTTDSQFELDDQFMPSLNSIKSSITPHSTVIKGHTEQLPTTIAGCITTKADQAIIDVQLGTNGENLMIDQPISNNEQTPLPTRRNRRPGPYNTSPYLTNFGSSVGSSSSQPHIFELKHPFIFDLISGDYDITLWDAFRSWIRDGLLTKHDRKKHDQDHYKKNLAEISVAINLGVLIVDNKNWFFNLFFKGQLLNNSHVDVILYYLRKKAKYDVGGSYKYTTVDCVFSSKISAIWEKYLDLDSDVGCADEEHVIGEYIRGYKMHAATPWHKIDYVFVPVHVKEKFHWVLAVISLNDKCINVYDSYRAAGHDAAIRAEIVKLSQLIPLKLSVNEYYNNKGIDVSQAQQENEFFNVVFIDNVPQQAHGSMDCGIYMLAFAEYLSYGQGIPANILDASCLRSRYATLLWNYGQQKNDTGTISDNEAPP; from the exons ATGCCATGTCCAGTCCCTATCCGGATTTTGGATCACATGAAAGTGACAACCGATTCACAGTTTGAATTGGACGATCAATTCATGCCTAGTCTCAACTCTATAAAGAGTAGCATTACACCACATTCAACTGTGATAAAAGGGCACACCGAACAGCTGCCAACAACAATTGCAGGATGCATTACAACAAAGGCAGATCAGGCCATTATCGATGTCCAATTGGGTACGAACGGTGAAAATTTGATGATAGATCAACCTATCAGCAATAATGAACAGACGCCATTACCTACGCGTAGGAATAGACGTCCAGGTCCTTATAATACATCTCCGTATCTGACCAATTTTGGATCATCTGTTG GTAGTTCATCAAGTCAGCCTCACATTTTTGAATTGAAACACccttttatatttgatttgatatctGGCGATTATGATATAACGTTGTGGGATGCGTTTCGTTCATGGATCCGAGATGGCTTACTTACAAAGCATGACAGAAA GAAGCATGATCAAGACCATTACAAGAAGAATCTAGCTGAAATTTCTGTGGCCATTAACCTTGGCGTTCTCATAGTGGACAATAAGAATTGGTTCTTTAATCTGTTTTTCAAAGGACAGTTATTGAACAATTCG CATGTTgatgtgattttatattatcTACGGAAAAAAGCCAAGTATGATGTTGGAGGGAGCTATAAATACACAACTGTAGATTGTGTATTTAGTTCAAAGATCTCTGCTATTTGGGAAAAATATTTGGATTTAGATAGCGATGTTGGTTGTGCCGATGAAGAGCATGTCATTGGTGAATACATTAGAGGGTACAAAATGCATGCTGCTACACCTTGGCATAAGATTGATTATGTTTTTGTTCCTGTCCACGTCAAGGAGAAATTTCATTGGGTGTTGGCTGTGATATCATTGAATGATAAATGTATCAACGTGTATGACTCATATAGGGCAGCAGGTCACGATGCAGCTATCAGGGCAGAGATAGTTAAATTGTCTCAGTTGATCCCTTTGAAGTTATCAGTCAATGAATATTACAACAATAAAGGAATTGATGTATCGCAAGCTCAACAAGAGAACGAGTTCTTTAATGTAGTATTCATAGACAATGTTCCTCAACAGGCGCATGGGTCTAT GGATTGTGGTATTTATATGCTAGCTTTTGCCGAATACCTGTCATACGGCCAAGGTATTCCAGCGAATATTTTGGATGCATCGTGTTTACGGTCAAGATATGCTACACTTCTTTGGAATTATGGCCAACAAAAGAATGATACCGGAACAATAAGTGACAATGAAGCACCTCCATGA
- the LOC101250151 gene encoding transcriptional activator FHA1 yields the protein MGSSSGSDVEAGFAKLQGEDFEYYMQTYSIVLGRNSKKSTVDVDLSSLGGGMNISRHHARIFYDFQRRRFALEVLGKNGCFVEGVLHLPGNPPVKLDSQDLLQIGDKEFYFLLPIRSILGGPIGPRHHVNVNYPAGGSPMLPHHQPHMPLPPPVGYGGVGKKGFLRGREYYEEEYDDDDGGEAGSGTKKMRRGDGIEGGGYGYGSGGSSGKIAVPAHLDKKIDGISRVERDADNQQLMQLEEKDVVSSVANVLSDLCGPGEWMPMEKLHAELVEHYGNTWHHSRVRRYLTSEDYPSAEAKSKPWYGLLMLLRKYPEHFVINTRSKGRVTLEFVSLVSLLS from the exons ATGGGAAGTAGCAGCGGAAGCGATGTGGAAGCAGGATTCGCCAAGCTACAAGGCGAAGATTTCGAGTATTACATGCAGACATACTCCATAGTCCTCGGCCGCAACTCCAAGAAGTCAACCGTCGATGTTGACTTATCCTCTCTCGGCGGCGGAATGAACATCTCACGTCACCACGCTCGTATCTTCTACGACTTCCAACGCCGTCGTTTTGCCCTCGAAGTATTGGGGAAGAACGGTTGTTTCGTTGAAGGTGTCCTCCATCTCCCCGGTAACCCGCCGGTGAAACTAGATTCACAGGATTTACTTCAGATCGGAGATAAGGAGTTCTATTTCCTTCTTCCAATTCGTAGTATTTTAGGTGGACCAATTGGGCCTAGACATCATGTGAATGTGAACTATCCAGCAGGGGGTTCTCCTATGCTGCCGCATCATCAGCCGCATATGCCCTTGCCTCCACCAGTGGGTTATGGTGGGGTAGGGAAGAAGGGTTTCTTAAGAGGGAGGGAGTATTATGAAGAGgagtatgatgatgatgatggtggggAAGCTGGTTCTGGAACTAAGAAGATGAGGAGAGGGGATGGTATTGAGGGTGGTGGGTATGGATATGGCTCTGGTGGTTCTAGTGGGAAGATTGCGGTTCCTGCGCATCTGG ATAAGAAGATAGATGGAATATCACGTGTTGAAAGAGATGCTGACAACCAACAGCTGATGCAGTTAGAAGAGAAGGACGTTGTATCATCTGTAGCAAATGTGCTTTCTGACCTCTGCGGTCCAGGAGAATGGATGCCAATGGAGAAGCTTCATGCTGAG TTGGTGGAACACTACGGCAATACCTGGCACCATAGTCGTGTGAGGAGATACTTGACATCTGAGGACTATCCTAGCGCTGAAGCTAAATCCAAGCCATGGTATGGATTGCTGATGCTTTTGAGAAAATACCCAGAGCATTTTGTCATCAATACACGTTCCAAGGGACGGGTCACTTTGGAGTTTGTTTCTCTCGTCTCACTTCTTTCGTGA
- the LOC101258895 gene encoding uncharacterized protein — protein sequence MAKAYKQSEFDELMEKVEQVDVRVKNYLESAGYEKWSRVYATVDRGMVMTSNIAECINACLFEARELPVYDFLEEVRQMFARWNLKNHTSASHTFTTLCGRPQEMLVANEEASLRMKVVPSNNYVFSVHHEGRAYIVCLENKTCTCKRFQIDEIPCSHAWAVLKKKHFDVGPYCSDVYKPSNLLNTYSISICPLPDQNEWNVPGYVKDQIVQPPNHKKLPGRPSKKYRDKTYSELYGKKRENSCSTCGFKGHNRRSCRNEPRIV from the exons ATGGCAAAGGCATACAAACAATCTGAATTTGATGAACTGATGGAAAAGGTTGAACAAGTTGATGTTCGTGTAAAAAATTACTTGGAATCAGCAGGTTATGAAAAATGGTCTAGGGTGTATGCAACAGTTGATCGAGGAATGGTTATGACATCAAACATAGCTGAGTGCATAAATGCTTGCCTATTTGAAGCAAGGGAATTACCGGTATACGATTTTCTTGAGGAAGTAAGACAGATGTTTGCAAGATGGAATTTGAAAAATCATACGTCTGCTTCACATACATTCACCACACTTTGTGGTAGACCACAAGAGATGCTTGTTGCTAATGAAGAAGCATCATTACGTATGAAG GTTGTGCCGTCAAATAACTATGTGTTTAGTGTTCATCACGAAGGTAGAGCCTACATTGTTTGTTTGGAAAATAAAACTTGTACTTGCAAAAGGTTTCAAATAGATGAAATACCATGTTCGCATGCTTGGGCTGTTTTAAAGAAGAAACATTTTGATGTTGGGCCATATTGTTCCGACGTGTACAAGCCAAGTAACTTGTTGAATACATATAGCATTTCAATTTGTCCGTTGCCTGATCAAAACGAGTGGAATGTACCTGGGTATGTTAAGGACCAGATAGTGCAGCCTCCAAATCACAAAAAGCTCCCTGGAAGGCCATCCAAAAAGTATCGTGACAAGACGTATAGCGAGCTATATGGTAAGAAGAGAGAGAATTCTTGCAGTACGTGTGGGTTTAAAGGGCACAATAGGCGTTCATGTAGGAATGAACCACGTATTGTATAG
- the LOC138338567 gene encoding uncharacterized protein gives MDYSHREENKIKGSTELYSQSILIKLEDTKDASPELEKGVKVTVDALKEINLGTEAVFPLERQIPSLRFAIQEGLIEKDNAHLRLEDLEALDDKSLEAQQSLECYQARLSRAFNKKVRLRSFKVGDQVHAVRRPIIISHKSKGKFTSKWDGTYVIQEVYSSGAYKLVNADGLRIGPINGKFLKKYYP, from the exons atggattattcacATAGAGAG GAGAATAAAATTAAGGGATCAACAGAATTGTACTCACAATCTATCTTGATCAAACTTGAAGATACAAAAGATGCGTCACCTGAACTTGAAAAAGGAGTAAAGGTGACCGTTGACGCATTGAAAGAAATCAACCTTGGAACTGAAGCAGTCTTTCCACTTGAACGACAAATACCTTCATTGAGGTTTGCCATCCAAGAGGGACTTATTGAAAAAGATAATGCTCACCTCCGTCTTGAAGATTTGGAAGCTCTCGATGACAAAAGTTTGGAagctcaacaaagtcttgaATGCTACCAAGCTCGTCTTTCTCGTGCTTTCAATAAAAAGGTTCGCCTAAGATCCTTCAAAGTTGGTGATCAAGTTCATGCAGTTAGAAGACCAATTATCATATCTCATAAATCAAAAGGCAAGTTCACCTCAAAATGGGATGGAACATACGTCATTCAAGAAGTCTATTCAAGCGGAGCTTACAAACTTGTGAATGCAGACGGCTTGCGGATTGGTCCCATCAATGGAAAATTCTTGAAGAAGTACTATCCTTGA